The following are encoded in a window of Nitrospira sp. genomic DNA:
- a CDS encoding HEAT repeat domain-containing protein: MADEAPVKLIQIGPKGGEKKDGFNLVTERVVAINPEAKQLEVELLAYDGKTVVLEVAEEALEDLKKLKVGDGATIRVVEENGKRVAKSFRIRSKDPNAAKADAMLLDLKDPHWLNRKYAAEVLGELKDSRAVTPLVEALVDEVGDVRQRAYDSLIKLGGISVSSLVPLLVSEEDEIRQSATEIIRKIGKPAVEPLATALTDADDRLKTRIMKVLDRMGYKPKAKQETGAELPRLT, translated from the coding sequence ATGGCTGATGAAGCACCGGTGAAATTGATTCAGATCGGTCCGAAGGGCGGGGAAAAGAAAGACGGGTTCAACCTGGTGACTGAGCGGGTAGTGGCCATCAACCCCGAGGCCAAGCAACTCGAAGTCGAGTTGCTCGCATACGACGGCAAGACGGTGGTCCTCGAGGTCGCCGAAGAGGCGCTTGAAGACCTCAAGAAGCTCAAAGTCGGCGACGGGGCGACCATTCGGGTTGTTGAAGAGAATGGGAAGCGGGTCGCGAAGAGTTTCCGGATTCGTTCAAAAGATCCGAACGCGGCCAAAGCCGATGCCATGTTGCTGGATCTTAAGGATCCGCACTGGCTCAATCGGAAGTATGCGGCGGAAGTCTTGGGCGAGCTCAAGGACAGCCGCGCGGTGACGCCGCTCGTGGAGGCCTTGGTGGATGAGGTCGGCGATGTGCGGCAGCGTGCGTATGATTCGCTGATCAAGCTCGGCGGGATCTCTGTGTCCTCCTTGGTGCCGTTGCTCGTGTCCGAGGAGGATGAAATCCGGCAATCGGCGACGGAGATTATCCGAAAAATCGGCAAGCCTGCCGTGGAGCCGCTGGCGACGGCGTTGACGGATGCCGATGACCGGTTGAAGACCCGGATCATGAAAGTGCTGGATCGGATGGGCTATAAGCCGAAGGCCAAGCAGGAGACCGGTGCTGAATTGCCCCGCCTGACCTAA
- a CDS encoding UDP-glucose/GDP-mannose dehydrogenase family protein, whose amino-acid sequence MHISVIGTGYVGLVTGACFAEFGVNVTCMDNDARRVEKLEKGEVPFFEPGITELVAKGIKEGRLSFTTDVVKAVDKALVIFIAVGTPPKSDGSADLSFVEEVGRGIAKHMTGYKVIVTKSTVPVGTGERLREVIRKHQTKPINFDIVSNPEFLREGSAIEDFMRPNRVVLGADSDQAAAIMKDLYRPLYLLETPFVVTDVPTAEMIKYASNAFLAVKISFINEMATVCERVGADVQLVSKGMGLDHRIGGKFLHAGPGFGGSCFPKDLAALVQTGERVGYPFQIAGAAAKVNYEQHLRMVAKIREACGGLAGKTLGVLGLSFKPNTNDMREAPSLTILKELMKEGATVRAYDPVSMEEATKLIPGMIPCKEAYDVAENADGLIIMTEWNQFRNLDFDRLKQSMRHRLLLDLRNVYDSDRVTGHGFRHVSVGRPTREPRPA is encoded by the coding sequence ATGCATATCAGCGTCATTGGAACCGGTTACGTCGGCCTTGTCACAGGAGCCTGCTTTGCGGAGTTCGGCGTCAACGTCACTTGCATGGATAACGACGCCCGTCGGGTTGAGAAGCTGGAAAAGGGAGAGGTGCCATTTTTCGAACCGGGCATCACCGAATTGGTCGCCAAAGGAATCAAAGAAGGCCGGCTGAGCTTCACGACAGATGTCGTCAAAGCCGTTGATAAAGCTCTCGTCATTTTCATTGCTGTGGGCACTCCCCCAAAGAGCGATGGATCTGCGGATCTGTCGTTTGTGGAGGAAGTCGGCCGTGGCATCGCCAAGCACATGACCGGCTATAAAGTGATCGTCACCAAGTCGACTGTCCCCGTCGGAACCGGCGAGCGACTCCGGGAGGTCATCCGAAAACACCAGACGAAACCGATTAATTTTGACATTGTCTCCAACCCTGAATTCTTGCGTGAAGGATCCGCAATTGAAGACTTCATGCGCCCGAACCGCGTAGTGCTCGGCGCCGATAGCGATCAAGCCGCGGCCATCATGAAAGACCTCTATCGGCCGCTCTACCTGCTTGAAACGCCCTTTGTCGTCACCGACGTCCCCACGGCGGAAATGATCAAGTACGCGTCAAACGCTTTTCTCGCCGTCAAGATTTCGTTCATCAACGAGATGGCCACGGTCTGCGAGCGCGTCGGCGCGGATGTGCAATTGGTTTCCAAGGGCATGGGGCTGGATCATCGAATCGGCGGTAAGTTTCTCCACGCGGGGCCGGGATTCGGTGGGTCCTGCTTCCCCAAGGACCTCGCGGCGCTGGTCCAGACAGGTGAACGCGTGGGCTATCCATTCCAAATCGCCGGAGCAGCCGCCAAAGTGAACTACGAACAGCACCTCAGAATGGTCGCGAAGATCCGCGAGGCCTGCGGCGGGCTCGCTGGAAAAACTCTCGGGGTACTGGGGCTTTCGTTCAAGCCGAATACGAACGATATGCGCGAGGCTCCGTCCTTGACGATCTTGAAAGAGCTTATGAAGGAAGGCGCCACCGTGCGAGCCTACGACCCGGTGTCGATGGAAGAAGCCACGAAGCTCATCCCGGGAATGATTCCATGCAAAGAAGCCTACGATGTGGCTGAAAACGCCGACGGGCTCATCATCATGACCGAGTGGAACCAGTTCCGGAATCTCGATTTCGACCGGCTCAAGCAATCCATGCGTCATCGGCTGCTGCTTGATCTGCGCAATGTCTATGACTCCGACCGGGTGACGGGACACGGGTTCCGCCACGTATCAGTCGGGCGACCCACCAGAGAACCGCGGCCTGCCTAG
- a CDS encoding CBS domain-containing protein, protein MNSVGMQRPLAVMMRSAAQTISPDATACDAARQMRAAKVGALLVREGACYLGIISEADLVRKVLAESLVPAHTLVRSVMSAPLITIDVTASAHDASDVMAQAGIRHLAVVEGGEVAGILSVRDLLRYFKNWGPQ, encoded by the coding sequence GTGAACTCCGTAGGAATGCAGCGTCCGCTTGCAGTCATGATGCGGTCGGCAGCGCAGACGATTTCCCCGGATGCGACAGCTTGCGATGCCGCGCGGCAAATGCGTGCGGCAAAAGTCGGAGCGCTCTTGGTTCGTGAGGGCGCGTGCTACCTCGGGATTATCAGTGAAGCCGATCTGGTTCGAAAGGTATTGGCGGAATCCCTGGTTCCTGCTCATACGCTTGTGCGGTCAGTCATGAGCGCCCCGCTGATCACGATTGACGTGACGGCCTCGGCGCATGATGCCAGCGACGTCATGGCGCAGGCTGGTATTCGCCATCTGGCGGTCGTTGAAGGCGGAGAAGTGGCTGGAATACTTTCCGTAAGAGATTTGCTGCGGTATTTCAAGAATTGGGGACCTCAATGA